A single genomic interval of Labeo rohita strain BAU-BD-2019 chromosome 13, IGBB_LRoh.1.0, whole genome shotgun sequence harbors:
- the khdrbs1a gene encoding KH domain-containing, RNA-binding, signal transduction-associated protein 1a isoform X2, giving the protein MDVNNSNNKRKNSAGDSKYLPELLAEKDSLDSSFTHAMKLLSAEIERVQKGEPKKESETYLDLFANKNVRVKERVLIPVKQYPRFNFVGKILGPQGSTIKRLQEDTGAKISVLGKGSMRDKNKEEELRKGGDPKYAHLAMELHVHIEVFAPIPDCYLRMAHAMDEVKKFLMPVEGMEDMHPEAFMDPGFLNGSQDIPGPGRGLPPGRGRGGPPPPMGPRGRGMLPRGAPRGGAPRGGPGRGAAARGAPAGRGGPPPPTQSRGGAAARSRPPAPTQRMTPATALSHQQHAAKPESYGEYAYEEPYAEPSYEGDTEYYDYGHGEAQETYESYTEDDWEGGAWGGTGGKAPPARQGKSYREHPYGRY; this is encoded by the exons ATGGATGTGAATAACAGCAACAATAAGCGAAAGAACAGCGCCGGGGATAGTAAATATCTGCCGGAGTTACTGGCGGAAAAAGACAGCCTGGACTCTTCATTCACGCACGCCATGAAACTCCTGTCTGCAG AGATTGAGAGGGTCCAGAAAGGTGAACCTAAAAAAGAGTCCGAGACGTATCTGGATCTGTTCGCCAATAAGAACGTAAGGGTGAAAGAGAGAGTGCTCATTCCTGTGAAGCAATATCCTCGG TTCAATTTTGTGGGAAAGATTCTGGGACCACAGGGCAGCACCATCAAACGTCTGCAGGAGGACACCGGTGCGAAGATCTCCGTGTTGGGCAAAGGATCCATGAGAGATAAGAACAAG GAAGAGGAGCTGAGGAAGGGAGGAGATCCAAAGTATGCTCACTTGGCCATGGAGCTGCACGTGCACATTGAGGTTTTTGCTCCAATTCCTGATTGTTACCTGCGTATGGCCCATGCCATGGATGAGGTCAAGAAGTTCCTAATGCCT GTGGAAGGGATGGAGGACATGCACCCGGAAGCTTTCATGGATCCAGGTTTTCTGAATGGCTCTCAGGATATTCCCGGGCCTGGCAGAGGCCTCCCTCCTGGCCGTGGCCGTGGTGGCCCACCACCCCCAATGGGCCCTAG GGGTCGTGGAATGCTGCCTCGTGGAGCACCACGTGGAGGAGCTCCAAGAGGAGGTCCAGGACGTGGAGCTGCAGCAAGGGGAGCCCCAGCAGGACGCGGAGGTCCACCACCCCCTACGCAATCCAGAGGAGGAGCAGCTGCTCGCTCAAGACCACCAGCTCCGACTCAGAGGATGACACCAGCAACCGCTCTCTCTCACCAACAACACGCAGCCAAACCTGAAAGCTACGGCGAATAT GCATATGAAGAACCATACGCAGAGCCTTCCTATGAAGG AGACACAGAGTATTATGATTACGGTCACGGAGAGGCACAAGAAACCTACGAGTCTTACA CTGAAGATGACTGGGAAGGTGGTGCTTGGGGCGGCACCGGTGGAAAGGCTCCACCTGCCCGTCAGGGCAAATCGTATCGGGAGCATCCATATGGCAGATACTGA
- the khdrbs1a gene encoding KH domain-containing, RNA-binding, signal transduction-associated protein 1a isoform X1: protein MDVNNSNNKRKNSAGDSKYLPELLAEKDSLDSSFTHAMKLLSAEIERVQKGEPKKESETYLDLFANKNVRVKERVLIPVKQYPRFNFVGKILGPQGSTIKRLQEDTGAKISVLGKGSMRDKNKEEELRKGGDPKYAHLAMELHVHIEVFAPIPDCYLRMAHAMDEVKKFLMPVEGMEDMHPEAFMDPGFLNGSQDIPGPGRGLPPGRGRGGPPPPMGPRGRGMLPRGAPRGGAPRGGPGRGAAARGAPAGRGGPPPPTQSRGGAAARSRPPAPTQRMTPATALSHQQHAAKPESYGEYAYEEPYAEPSYEGYESYYSQPAPQPDTEYYDYGHGEAQETYESYTEDDWEGGAWGGTGGKAPPARQGKSYREHPYGRY from the exons ATGGATGTGAATAACAGCAACAATAAGCGAAAGAACAGCGCCGGGGATAGTAAATATCTGCCGGAGTTACTGGCGGAAAAAGACAGCCTGGACTCTTCATTCACGCACGCCATGAAACTCCTGTCTGCAG AGATTGAGAGGGTCCAGAAAGGTGAACCTAAAAAAGAGTCCGAGACGTATCTGGATCTGTTCGCCAATAAGAACGTAAGGGTGAAAGAGAGAGTGCTCATTCCTGTGAAGCAATATCCTCGG TTCAATTTTGTGGGAAAGATTCTGGGACCACAGGGCAGCACCATCAAACGTCTGCAGGAGGACACCGGTGCGAAGATCTCCGTGTTGGGCAAAGGATCCATGAGAGATAAGAACAAG GAAGAGGAGCTGAGGAAGGGAGGAGATCCAAAGTATGCTCACTTGGCCATGGAGCTGCACGTGCACATTGAGGTTTTTGCTCCAATTCCTGATTGTTACCTGCGTATGGCCCATGCCATGGATGAGGTCAAGAAGTTCCTAATGCCT GTGGAAGGGATGGAGGACATGCACCCGGAAGCTTTCATGGATCCAGGTTTTCTGAATGGCTCTCAGGATATTCCCGGGCCTGGCAGAGGCCTCCCTCCTGGCCGTGGCCGTGGTGGCCCACCACCCCCAATGGGCCCTAG GGGTCGTGGAATGCTGCCTCGTGGAGCACCACGTGGAGGAGCTCCAAGAGGAGGTCCAGGACGTGGAGCTGCAGCAAGGGGAGCCCCAGCAGGACGCGGAGGTCCACCACCCCCTACGCAATCCAGAGGAGGAGCAGCTGCTCGCTCAAGACCACCAGCTCCGACTCAGAGGATGACACCAGCAACCGCTCTCTCTCACCAACAACACGCAGCCAAACCTGAAAGCTACGGCGAATAT GCATATGAAGAACCATACGCAGAGCCTTCCTATGAAGGGTATGAGAGCTACTACAGTCAGCCTGCTCCACAGCC AGACACAGAGTATTATGATTACGGTCACGGAGAGGCACAAGAAACCTACGAGTCTTACA CTGAAGATGACTGGGAAGGTGGTGCTTGGGGCGGCACCGGTGGAAAGGCTCCACCTGCCCGTCAGGGCAAATCGTATCGGGAGCATCCATATGGCAGATACTGA